tggatcacgcctgtactcccagccctttgggaggccgaggtgggtggatcacaagatcaggagatcgagaccatcctggctaaaatggtgaaacctcgtctctaccaaaaatacaaaaacttagctgggcttggcggcgggagcctgtagtcccagctacttgggaggctgaggcaggagaatggcgtgaacccaggaggcggagcttgcagtgagctgagatcgcgccactgcactccagcctgagtgacagagcgagacttctgtctcaaaaaaaaaaaaaaaaaaaaaaaagatttatcctTAATATAACAAATGAGCTATGATCTAACATTTTGGATTCCTAACATATATTGCCAAATTATGTTCCAGAAAAGAACCAATTTCTTATCTCACAGCAAGTAAGAACACACAGTTCATAgtacaaagaaatagaagttttattacaattttattttgaagcttttAAAGATACATAACAATACAAAGAATATAATGAATACCTGAATATGTACATATCATCCAGAGCTGACATTTGctaacatgttttcatatgtgttttatcttttaaaatgtctaaatGTAGTAAGACATTGCAGATACCAGATACAGTAgaagcctacttttttttttttttttttttctgagacggaatctcgctctgtcacccaggctggagtgcagtggcacaatctcggctcactgccacctctgcctcctgggttcaagtgattctctgcctcagcctcctgagtaggtaggactacaggtacgcaccaccattcccagctaatttttttgtatttttaggagagacagggtttcaccacgtttgtcaggctggtcttgaactcctgacctgatgatccacctgcctcagccccccaaagtgctgggattacaggcgtgagccaccgcacccggcccagtagAAGCCTACTTATGAACCATTCCTATATTTCCTTCCCACTCCACCCTAAATGAATTAGTCACATggaattcatatatatttttacaagaaaaatgaatttttaacagTAAAGTTACCTGTGTTTAAAAGCATGAACCATATTCTTTAAATCATGTTAACAGATCCTGACACACATCAGGTACACAATAAGTGTTTATTGAGGGACTAAACCTTAAACAGTTAAATGAAGCTTCTGGACTAAGGAAGCTGCTTCCAAGATGCAGGTCTCTAGGTTGGTGACTATGGTGAACGTCTGTGTCCTTGTTTTTAAGTACTCTGAAAATTGTCTTTGAGAGGTAGCATGTTGCTGAGATCTTCAGGGTCCTGAACAGCCACTTTTTTTCGTTCTAGGTTGACTTCCCCAGAAATCTGGCCAAGTCTGTAACTGTGGAATGAGGATAAGACCGTGACAAGACCATCACCACCTTTCCTCTGATTCCAGACCTGTCCCAACAGCAGGGATGCTACATGGGAAGAGAAGTGGGCATCCCACATGTTCTGCGTGCTCCTGTAGAATTTGACAGCTTCCACGTGCCTTCTACCCAAGTGCTTTTGCTTACAGCAGATACTGTTTCTCTGTGTCCTGAAGTCGCCAGAGGAGAAGGGAATCATTGTTTACACATGGGGACCAGAGCAGACTTCTCCACTACTGTGCAATAGAGATACAGCTCTCTTCAGAGTAACTGTGAACCTTTTATAACCAACACTAGAGTtagttttaaaagacaaaatatttataatgacgATTGTATagcttttaagttatttttctagTATGTGGCTTTCTGTAGCCGTGGTCACGCCCAAACTGTTCATCCAGCTACCCGTGCGCTGTGTCCTGGCTTGCTTCTGGCAGGTGGCATTCATCTCAGACGTTAGCACAAGGCATTGGCCCTCCGgactcctttctccttttctttcctgtctaGGCTGCTCCTGAATTCTGTTACGTGGCATCCATGAAGCCCCTCCAGCACCCGTCTGTGCTTCCTATAAGCCCAGTTGAAATCTCAACCTCCTTCCACACTTTTTTCTCGTGTGTGGCCCAGATCCCTCCCCCTCTCCAACTTCTGTTGAATCTGATCACAGCTCTTTTTAGGCCCAGGCAGCATTTTGGTCCCTGCTCCTTGCCCATATAGTAAAACAGCTTGAAATATCCCATGCAAGAGAGTAGTTTCAAGCGGGCAACTCTGCTCTCGATTTAAAAGCGTGCACAATCAAAGTACTATGCAATTTTAGGACAATAAAGAACAtaccattttttgtgtgtgtttgcattttGTTAACCTCATTCTTTTTGTGTACTTTGGATTTTGAGGACTGTGCAGGAGCTCGGCCGTGTTTGGAGGGGCAGCCCTGTTTGTTAGTAACCATTGGCCTCTTCCACACCTGAGACCTATGGGTTTCTAGTAGGAAAACGAGGGCTGTTTTCTAGGATACAACAAATGCAAGAGATCTGGAACTCAGCAGAGGGGCCACTGAACCTGGAAGGGGTTGGCCAGAACCTGGAGACAGCATAGAGGGCTGAAACTCTCTCACAGAGGGCTGAAAATTTTCCCCCAATTAACCTGTTACAGTCCCTGGTTTCATTAATACAATCAGACAAGAAGATTGAAAGCCAGAGAGTTCAAAGTTTTGTGAAGTCGGAACTTAGGCTCCCTACGTAAGTGCTATCACACACACCCTGAATGATGTCTTCATGACAACTGATGTGTGTCGCACTCGTATCTCATTAAACTCTGTTCAGGATTACCTACGGGCTACTCAGCAAATTTCCATCCCCTGCTCTGCCCTCACGTGTATCACAGGGGCTGGAAACGTGGGAACTACATTTCCAGGTTGTCCACCAGTCAGAGGCATTCATGGGAAACCTGGAAGACAGCTGAGTGGCAGAAACCATTTTGTGTTTCTCTCTGGCAGAAGCAGATAGAAATGTGGCTTCAGCAAATGGAGGGTTCTGCTATGGCCCTTGGGTACCACCCAAAAcgcacccacctcagcatcccaggcAGCGGTGACCATGAGCAGAGGTTTCCTGTGGCTCCTCTAAAATCCCAACTCTGGAGAGCTGGCAGGAACCAGGCGCTGCAGGGGCTTTTTCTGACTTCTGTCCTCCACGCCCTGGGTCAGTCCCAGGGAAATGGCTAGAATGGTTTCTGTCCTACTCATCAATCCATGACCAATACAACTTCCAAGATTAGGAGACTACAAACCAGCCAGAACATTTTTCTCCGGACAAGACCTAGAAAGTGTCTTTCATCCTTATGCCCAAGAGGCGACGGCCATTCTGACTTTCGTGCTAATTAttcccttgcttttctttatagttcCACCTGTGTATCTATCCCCAAACACCCTGTCTAGTTTGAAAGTGGAGGGTGAGCGCACACTGGTTGTGCAAGGAGAGGGCGGCACTGCCTCTGCTGGACGGAGGCTCCCGGAGGTGAGCAGATCAGTCTCCAGGTCGTGGTCTGACTCCCACTTCTCTGGGAACTGACAAGGCCCCTCCTGGGGAAGTTGTGAGCCAGGTCTCGAGGGAGTCTTGGGCTCAGCACAGTCAGGCACCTGGCAGGGCCAAGGTGGGGACCATGCAGCGGAAGTACGGTCAGCGGGAGGGGGCTGCCCTGTATTTCCTGCTTCTAAGCTCACCATGGCCTGCCTTCAGCTCTCCGTGGGGGGAAAGCTGGGAGCTTCTGTGAGTGTTGTGTGTCCTCAGCAGAGGATAGGAGTGCCCCTCATTGGCACATGGCCAAGCCAAGTACTGCCGAGAACCTAGACCCTAGGTCTTCATCTTCGGTGAGCTGTGGGGGAGGACTGGGGTGCGGCTTCTTAGCCAGGGCCACTCAAAATCTAGGAGTGCCCCAAGGTCATGGCCATGGGAACCACGGATCCAGGGCCCCTGAACACCCTCCTATCCTCCCAGTCGCTCCATCTACCTCCTAAACGGGCTTTGGGAGGAAGGCCCAGGTGTCTCCTCAAGGTGAAGAGCTACTGATGTCAACTCCCTGCAGGTTGCTGAGCTGGGGCCGTGGCTACTGCCTTCCCTGAAAATGGGCAGGAGCCACCTGCAGGGAGGTCTGTTAGCCTGTCTCAGGTTTGACTCCTGACTTAATTTCTAACAGGGGAGGCTGCTGTCCTGTAACTCTGGGGGAGGGGTTTCATTTGCTCCACCTGTAGGGAGAACGGTGCTCTCACCTCACATGACACTTGGCCCTTTTTGCATTATGGTGACCACAGATGACCGTCTACCTGGCCATCGAGTGACTGGCTGTACTGTCTCACAGGTCAGAGTGGGGCCGGAAACAACTGGGCCGGGGGGCACTACACAGAAGGCGCGGAGCTGATGGAGTCAGTGATGACGTTGTCAGAAAGGAGGCTGAGGGCTGTGACTGCCTGCAGGGTTTCCAGCTGACCCACTCCCTGGGTGGGGGGACAGGGTCTGGGCTGGGTACCCTTCTGCTCAGTAAGATCCGGGAGGAGTACCCAGACAGGATTATAAACACATTCAGCATCCTGCCCTCGCCCAAGGTGTCAGACACGGTGCTGGAGCCATATAATGCCACCCTCTCGGTCCACCAGCTCATAGAAAATGCAGATGAGACCTTCTGTATAGACAATGAAGCGTTATACGACATCTGTTCCAGGACCCTAAAACTGCCCACGCCTACCTATGGTGACCTGAACCACCTGGTATCTGCCACCATGAGCGGGGTCACCACGTGCCTGTGCTTCCCAGGCCAGCTGAATGCTGACCTGCGGAAGCTGGCCGTGAACATGGTCCCATTTCCCCGGCTGCATTTCTTCATGCCTGGCTTTGCCCCACTGACCAGCCGGGGCAGCCAGCAGTACCGGGCCCTGACGGTGGCTGAGCTTACGCAGCAGATGTTTGATGCTAGGAATATGATGGCCGCGTGTGATCCCCGCCATGGCCGCTACCTAACGGCGGCTGCCATTGTCAGGGGTCGTGTGCCCATGAGGGAGGTGGATGAACAAATGTTCAACATTCAAAATAAGAACAGCAGCTACTTCGCTGACTGGCTCCCCCACAACGTCAAAACGGCCGTCTGTGACATCCCCCCCCGGGGGCTAAAAATGTCAGCCACCTTCATTGGGAACAACACGGCCATCCAGGAACTCTTCAAGCGTGTCTCAGAGCAGTTTCCAGCGATGTTCCGGCGCAAGGCCTTCCTCCATTGGTATACCGGCGAGGGGATGGATGAGACGGAATTTACCGAGGCGGAGAGCAACATGAACGACCTGGTTTCTGAGTATCAGCAGTACCAGGATGCCACGGCCGAGGAGGAGGAGTTTGAGGAAtatgcagaggaggaggaggaggaggcctaGAACTTTCCTTTTCTAGATAAAGGGGGGAAGCAGGGTGGATTCTTTACTGTGTTCTGACTGCCATGTGTCACTATGCACTTGTTCGTGTCTTCACCTCTCCTCCTGCTGCATTTTAGTCTCTGGACATACACAACTGTTTTCCTTCTCACAGGTGTCAGCAAGTCCCTCCTCTGCACCTGcagaagcagcaacagaaaagacACAAGTGGAAGAGGAAGTGTGAGTGTGCGGCGGGCAGAATGATGAGGGAAGCAGACACGTGCCCGTGTTCTTTATGGCTACGCTTACTTTCTTGTTGTCCCATCAGGAAAACCACGAAGAAAACCAGGAAGCCCAGGAAGAATACCTGGTGGAATGTCCTGAACCGTTGggacatttttaatatattttagagacCTCTGAAGGTAAGTGAAGGATGCCGTGAGAACATCCTCCAGGAAACAGACACCCACTCCATAGCAGTCCCTGAGCCTGCTGGCCTGAGCCCTCCACAGGCTGCTTAGTGAGGGAGACACTGAGGTGCTGGTCAGGCCATCGTGTGCAGGATTCCATGGGCTGTGAACTGTTACTTGTCTGCAGTGACTCTTCAGCTCACCAGCATCTCATTTGAGGGGACCCAGCTCTGCCCCCCCAGCCCCTTGAGGCCCACTGGGAGCATCACTAGTTCATCCTGAGGAGACACTAGGGTTGACCATGAATCGCCCCCAGTTCAGGCCTCCTGGGAAAGGTGTGAGAAGGATGGAGGTACCCCCAGGCTCCTTGTCACACGAGCAAGCAGCCCACCCGGCCCAGTATTGCCCAGTATTGAGGCCAGCAGGCACTCAGTAGGTCCTGGCATCAAGCAGGGGACACGGCAGGATCCAAGAAGCACTGAAATGTGCCCAGTCCCAGGGGTTCTTCAGCCTCTGTGGGGGCCTGGGGACCTGGGGTGACCTCATGGCCCCATTTTTCAAGATGAGGTTGGAGGCTTCTGTATGTAGAGAGCACTGGCTTGGGTGTCAGTGGTTCTGTATCTGTGCCAAATGCCAACAAAACAAACCCCTGAAGACATTTCAGGGCCATGCTTACTTGGGAGGGGTTGAGGGCATGATTCAGGTAGCCtctgttttttaaatctatt
Above is a window of Piliocolobus tephrosceles isolate RC106 unplaced genomic scaffold, ASM277652v3 unscaffolded_21684, whole genome shotgun sequence DNA encoding:
- the LOC113221194 gene encoding tubulin beta-8 chain-like, which translates into the protein MSGVTTCLCFPGQLNADLRKLAVNMVPFPRLHFFMPGFAPLTSRGSQQYRALTVAELTQQMFDARNMMAACDPRHGRYLTAAAIVRGRVPMREVDEQMFNIQNKNSSYFADWLPHNVKTAVCDIPPRGLKMSATFIGNNTAIQELFKRVSEQFPAMFRRKAFLHWYTGEGMDETEFTEAESNMNDLVSEYQQYQDATAEEEEFEEYAEEEEEEA